A DNA window from Arachis hypogaea cultivar Tifrunner chromosome 18, arahy.Tifrunner.gnm2.J5K5, whole genome shotgun sequence contains the following coding sequences:
- the LOC112772291 gene encoding cold-responsive protein kinase 1, whose product MTCFPFFSKISSSAKQESHPETDEDLSGLQHVRLYTYKELRNATKDFSPANKIGEGGFGSVYKGQLKDGKLTAIKVLSAESRQGVKEFLTEINVISEIEHENLVKLYGCCVERNNRILVYNYLEKNSLAQSLLGSGDHTSLLFNWQTRCKISIGVARGLAFLHEEVRPHIIHRDIKASNILLDRDLTPKISDFGLAKLIPANMTHVSTRVAGTLGYLAPEYAIGGKLTRKADIYSFGVLLVEIVSGTCNTNSRLPMEEQFLLERAWNLYERNELVALVDISLNGKFDAEQACRFLKIGLLCTQDSPRIRPSMSSVVKMLTGEMTVDDSKITKPALITDIMDLKVRKKQEINNSNMKTTSTYNTNTSSQGSATSTLSSPPSTAVITSTFTAR is encoded by the exons ATGACCtgttttcctttctttagtaagatCTCATCTTCAGCAAAACAAGAATCACATCCAGAAACTGATGAAG ATTTGTCTGGTCTTCAACATGTTAGACTTTACACATACAAAGAACTAAGAAATGCTACTAAGGATTTTAGTCCAGCCAATAAAATTGGAGAGGGTGGTTTTGGTTCTGTGTATAAG GGACAACTTAAAGATGGAAAACTTACTGCTATAAAAGTTCTTTCGGCGGAATCCAGACAAGGGGTGAAGGAATTCTTGACAGAGATTAATGTGATCTCGGAAATTGAGCATGAAAATTTGGTGAAGTTATATGGTTGTTGTGTGGAAAGAAATAACAGAATATTAGTCTACAATTATCTCGAGAAAAACAGTCTCGCGCAAAGTCTTCTAG GTTCAGGTGATCACACTAGCCTTCTCTTCAATTGGCAAACTCGATGTAAAATAAGCATTGGGGTCGCGCGTGGGCTAGCATTTCTTCATGAGGAAGTAAGGCCTCATATTATTCATAGAGATATAAAAGCAAGTAATATTCTACTCGACCGGGATCTTACTCCCAAGATTTCAGATTTCGGTCTTGCAAAGCTTATTCCAGCAAACATGACTCATGTCAGCACGCGTGTAGCAGGAACACT AGGTTATTTGGCACCGGAGTATGCAATAGGCGGGAAGCTGACACGAAAAGCGGACATTTACAGTTTCGGTGTCCTCCTTGTGGAGATAGTGAGTGGAACATGTAACACAAATTCAAGATTACCTATGGAAGAACAATTTCTCCTAGAAAGG GCATGGAATCTGTACGAGCGAAACGAATTGGTCGCACTCGTAGACATATCACTAAACGGAAAATTTGACGCCGAGCAGGCCTGTAGGTTCCTCAAGATTGGCCTTCTTTGCACTCAAGACTCCCCAAGGATCCGGCCTTCGATGTCTTCGGTAGTCAAGATGCTCACCGGAGAAATGACTGTCGACGACAGCAAGATAACAAAACCAGCCTTAATTACTGACATCATGGACCTTAAAGTTAGAAAGAAACAGGAAATTAATAACTCTAATATGAAGACAACATCTACATACAACACAAACACATCTTCACAGGGTAGTGCTACTAGCACCTTGTCATCACCTCCTTCTACTGCTGTAATTACTTCAACCTTCACTGCAAGATAA